In one window of Desulforhabdus amnigena DNA:
- a CDS encoding phage tail sheath C-terminal domain-containing protein, whose protein sequence is MPTYLSPGIYTRETDFSFYVKQISTSSAAMVGVAEKGPINKPVLVTSWEQFINRFGSYINESYLAYAARAFFDNGGSVLYVTRIAHLTDSTDRDTLTALKSSIVLQNREATPADALRIEAVNEGVWGDRLSISIEDGSLDPANHFNLVVRHKGDVVEVFKDLSMDETLPNHVELAINERSDFILVQDLAAAMGTPGDRPALGVFTLSGGDNGLTDLADADFIGDPSQHTGLYGFDEIDALNLLMVPGVTTVPVINAGIAYAEGRKDLLFMADTPMHLEPLEAVDFRKGQGMYSHAAFNSSYAALYYPWLEISDPVNSRKKLVPPCGAVAGCIARSDQKTNVWNAPAGIDRGRIFNTLSLAYKTSRGERDVLYPEGVNVIAVFPDTGINIWGQKTLQSQPSAVDRINVRRLMMFMEEAISESSRFVVFEPNHPQTWRALGRLINPFLQDIKDKGGLYDFAFQCDEETNTPAVIDRNEMVARVFVKPTKTAEFIELNFILTSTGADFKEII, encoded by the coding sequence ATGCCGACCTATCTATCGCCCGGGATTTACACCCGGGAAACGGACTTCAGTTTCTATGTGAAGCAGATCTCGACCTCGTCGGCTGCCATGGTCGGAGTGGCCGAGAAAGGCCCGATCAACAAGCCCGTGCTGGTGACGAGCTGGGAACAGTTCATCAACCGTTTCGGCTCCTATATCAACGAAAGCTATCTGGCCTACGCCGCACGGGCGTTTTTCGACAACGGCGGGTCGGTCCTCTACGTCACCCGCATCGCCCATCTCACCGACTCCACCGACCGGGACACCCTGACGGCGCTCAAATCTTCCATTGTGCTGCAGAACCGGGAGGCGACGCCCGCCGACGCCCTGCGGATCGAGGCCGTGAACGAAGGCGTCTGGGGCGACCGACTCTCCATCTCCATCGAGGACGGTTCTCTCGATCCGGCCAATCATTTCAACCTGGTGGTCCGGCACAAAGGCGATGTGGTCGAGGTGTTCAAGGATCTGAGCATGGACGAGACGCTGCCGAACCATGTGGAGCTGGCGATCAACGAACGTTCGGATTTCATCCTGGTCCAGGATCTGGCCGCAGCAATGGGAACGCCCGGCGACCGTCCGGCATTGGGCGTGTTCACGCTCAGCGGCGGCGACAATGGTCTGACCGATCTGGCCGATGCGGACTTCATCGGCGATCCCTCGCAGCATACCGGCCTCTATGGCTTTGACGAGATCGACGCCCTGAACCTGTTGATGGTCCCCGGCGTCACGACGGTGCCGGTGATCAACGCCGGAATCGCCTATGCCGAAGGGCGCAAGGACCTGCTGTTCATGGCCGACACGCCCATGCATTTGGAGCCGCTCGAAGCGGTCGACTTCCGCAAGGGACAAGGGATGTACAGCCACGCGGCCTTCAACTCCTCCTACGCGGCGCTCTATTACCCCTGGCTGGAGATCAGCGATCCGGTGAACTCGCGCAAGAAGCTGGTGCCGCCCTGCGGCGCGGTGGCGGGATGCATCGCCCGCAGCGACCAGAAGACCAACGTCTGGAACGCGCCCGCCGGTATCGACCGTGGCCGCATCTTCAATACGCTCTCCCTGGCCTACAAGACCAGCCGAGGCGAACGCGATGTGCTCTATCCGGAGGGGGTCAACGTGATTGCCGTGTTCCCCGACACCGGCATTAACATCTGGGGGCAGAAGACGCTGCAGAGCCAGCCCTCGGCCGTGGACCGCATCAACGTCCGCCGTTTGATGATGTTCATGGAGGAAGCCATCTCGGAATCCTCCCGCTTCGTGGTGTTCGAACCGAACCATCCCCAGACCTGGCGTGCCCTCGGCCGCCTGATCAACCCCTTCCTGCAGGACATCAAGGACAAGGGCGGCCTCTACGACTTCGCCTTCCAGTGCGACGAGGAGACCAATACCCCGGCGGTCATCGACCGCAACGAAATGGTGGCCCGCGTGTTCGTCAAGCCGACCAAGACGGCGGAGTTCATCGAGCTGAACTTCATCCTGACCAGCACCGGCGCGGACTTCAAAGAAATCATCTAA
- a CDS encoding phage tail protein produces the protein MPKSLYQNWQFAIEVNGFDVALFHKGQEPKTEFEEVAFAPAGSMFDQKVAGRVKFEDITLEKGNLQDGSDEAAREWIKKQVDVNAVTGGLPADYMRDIDVVRYDRTGNETRRWTLHGAWVKALEYDELEGGNTENTIEKLTICFQYWT, from the coding sequence ATGCCCAAGAGCCTTTACCAGAACTGGCAGTTCGCCATCGAGGTAAACGGCTTCGACGTGGCCCTGTTCCACAAGGGACAGGAGCCCAAAACAGAATTCGAGGAAGTGGCCTTTGCCCCGGCTGGTTCGATGTTCGACCAGAAGGTGGCGGGGCGGGTCAAGTTCGAGGATATCACCCTCGAAAAAGGAAACCTGCAGGACGGCTCCGACGAGGCGGCCCGCGAATGGATCAAGAAACAGGTGGACGTGAACGCCGTCACCGGCGGTCTTCCGGCCGACTACATGCGCGACATCGATGTTGTCCGCTACGACCGCACCGGCAACGAGACCCGCCGCTGGACCCTGCATGGGGCCTGGGTGAAGGCGCTCGAATACGACGAGCTCGAGGGCGGCAACACCGAGAACACCATCGAGAAGCTCACCATCTGCTTCCAATACTGGACCTAA
- a CDS encoding T4 family baseplate hub assembly chaperone, with protein MYSFELPSGTELELREMTGAEEELLTNQRLIRSGEAINQVLRNCFVRLGEKTDPDLSEVMNLLSGDRLFALVRLRQISLGDEVELELSCPNSACRMTNFVTINLEDLKVTPYGEEREFAFKLPGSKKNVRFGYLDGHKEKRLASLREPNITSAMLIRVLDIDGKAPSKKSLAEMSMRDRNALRQEMSRVDAGIDTSVETECDGCGTKIRTRLEAEPAFLFPGVRL; from the coding sequence ATGTACAGCTTTGAACTGCCAAGCGGCACTGAACTCGAGCTCCGGGAAATGACCGGGGCCGAGGAAGAACTGCTCACCAACCAGCGCCTGATCCGTTCCGGAGAGGCGATCAACCAGGTGCTCCGCAACTGTTTCGTCCGGCTGGGCGAGAAGACCGATCCCGATCTTTCCGAGGTGATGAACCTGCTCTCGGGTGACCGGCTGTTCGCCCTGGTCCGCCTGCGCCAGATTTCCCTCGGTGACGAGGTTGAACTGGAGCTGAGCTGCCCGAACAGCGCCTGCCGCATGACCAACTTCGTGACCATCAATCTCGAGGATCTCAAGGTCACCCCCTACGGCGAGGAGCGGGAGTTCGCCTTCAAGCTGCCCGGCTCGAAAAAAAACGTGCGCTTCGGATATCTCGACGGCCACAAGGAAAAGCGTCTGGCCAGCCTGCGCGAGCCCAACATCACCTCGGCCATGCTCATCCGCGTCCTCGACATCGACGGCAAGGCTCCCTCCAAGAAGAGCCTGGCGGAAATGTCGATGCGCGACCGCAACGCGCTGCGGCAGGAGATGTCGCGGGTCGACGCGGGAATCGACACCTCGGTCGAAACCGAATGCGATGGCTGCGGCACCAAGATCCGCACCCGTCTGGAGGCCGAACCGGCTTTTTTGTTCCCAGGAGTTCGCTTGTAA
- a CDS encoding DUF7768 domain-containing protein, which produces MKRIFVCSPFAGDIARNVKVAEALCRQVMRSGHAPFAPHLLYPTFTDDSVTEQRETGIACGLAYMECCDEVWAFTGNGISNGMRLELDRAGQLGKPIIEIAEV; this is translated from the coding sequence ATGAAACGCATCTTTGTCTGCAGCCCGTTCGCGGGCGACATAGCCCGAAACGTGAAGGTCGCCGAGGCACTTTGCCGCCAGGTCATGAGAAGCGGTCACGCGCCGTTCGCGCCGCATCTGCTATATCCGACCTTCACCGATGACAGCGTCACCGAGCAGCGAGAGACGGGCATCGCCTGCGGCCTGGCCTACATGGAATGTTGCGACGAAGTGTGGGCGTTCACCGGCAACGGCATTTCCAACGGCATGCGGCTGGAACTCGACCGGGCCGGACAACTGGGCAAGCCAATCATCGAGATCGCCGAGGTGTAA
- a CDS encoding CIS tube protein, with the protein MAWDQQPIKGYLVDADTGERLEFQYNPNSISDEKSTDYATIKIPGMSHPRYQYVAGEPRRIAFKVELFKGPVKQKVDWLRSLQYPEHAGTMLKNAPHRVLLIFGDLYPGVTCIVRQVKARFFGLFDRDNLLPQRAEVDIVLEEYVDQSINWSEVRS; encoded by the coding sequence ATGGCATGGGATCAACAGCCCATCAAGGGATATCTGGTAGACGCCGACACGGGGGAGCGGCTCGAATTCCAGTACAACCCCAACTCCATCAGCGACGAGAAGTCGACCGACTACGCAACGATCAAAATCCCCGGCATGAGCCACCCGCGCTACCAGTACGTCGCCGGAGAACCGCGCCGGATCGCCTTCAAGGTCGAGCTGTTCAAGGGGCCGGTCAAACAGAAGGTCGACTGGCTCCGCTCGCTGCAATATCCGGAACACGCCGGAACCATGCTCAAGAACGCGCCGCACCGTGTGCTGCTCATCTTCGGCGATCTCTACCCCGGCGTGACCTGCATCGTCCGGCAGGTGAAGGCGCGGTTCTTCGGCCTGTTCGACCGGGACAACCTGCTGCCGCAACGGGCCGAGGTGGACATCGTCCTCGAGGAATATGTGGATCAGTCCATCAACTGGTCGGAGGTACGTTCATGA
- a CDS encoding LysM peptidoglycan-binding domain-containing protein has product MIGRDSRYARCVLYRDSDGTSLGMRQRIDTTPRHDDRLHTVVEGDRLDLLAHRYLGDARLWWIICDYNDLFFPLALEPGLALRIPSREHVQMRLLD; this is encoded by the coding sequence ATGATCGGCCGTGATTCCCGATACGCCCGCTGCGTTCTCTACCGGGACAGTGACGGCACCTCCCTCGGCATGCGCCAGCGCATCGACACCACCCCCAGACACGACGACCGCCTACACACCGTAGTCGAGGGCGACCGTCTGGATCTGCTCGCTCACCGCTATCTGGGTGATGCCCGGCTCTGGTGGATCATCTGCGACTACAACGACCTCTTTTTCCCGTTGGCGCTCGAGCCGGGTCTGGCGCTGCGCATTCCCTCCCGCGAACACGTCCAGATGCGCCTGCTCGACTGA